In Candidatus Neomarinimicrobiota bacterium, one DNA window encodes the following:
- the glmS gene encoding glutamine--fructose-6-phosphate transaminase (isomerizing): MCGIIGYIGQKDAVPVILAGLRRLEYRGYDSAGVASVCEGAIHLIKRKGKVSDLNRLIEDSNLKGSLGIGHTRWATHGVPSDENAHPHCDASGKIALIHNGIIENYDSLRTVLSNEGFRFTTDTDTEVLVQLIGRIYSSDSLTLQEAVQIALQDVVGTYGIVVVSSDEPDTMVAARLGSPLVLGVSEKEYVVASDASPIIEHTRDVVYLDDGDLVAIHRDGYEIHRIKDNHIVNKEVERIEFDLEEIEKGGFPHFMLKEIHDQSHTIVDTLKGRIVASECRAHLGGIQDYVSFIQGAHTCYVTACGTSWHASLIGAYLLEEYARLNMKVEYASEFRYRNSVIDQDCVVVAVSQSGETADTLAAVRKAKNSGALTVGICNVVGSSIARETDCGIYTHAGPEIGVASTKAFTSQVAVFILMVLQFRRARAMPRSEAEKICEAIMNMSNHVDAVLSMSEEIGTIAREYQDVHNFLYLGRGLNFPVALEGALKLKEISYIHAEGYPAAEMKHGPIALIDEKMPVVVLAPKDQTFEKVISNIQQVRARNGRIITVTDYPSDELMKLSDHVIQVPRVHRVVFPLLAVIPLQLLAYHMAVLRGCDVDQPRNLAKSVTVE; the protein is encoded by the coding sequence ATGTGCGGAATCATAGGATATATCGGACAAAAGGATGCCGTTCCCGTGATCCTGGCCGGTCTTAGACGGCTGGAGTATCGGGGATACGATTCGGCAGGAGTGGCTTCCGTGTGCGAAGGCGCCATTCATCTGATAAAACGAAAGGGAAAGGTGAGTGATCTGAACCGGCTCATTGAGGATTCAAACCTCAAAGGAAGTCTCGGCATCGGACATACCCGGTGGGCTACCCACGGTGTTCCGAGCGACGAGAATGCCCATCCTCACTGCGACGCATCCGGGAAAATTGCTCTGATACACAACGGAATTATTGAGAATTACGACAGTCTCAGAACTGTCCTTTCAAATGAAGGTTTCCGGTTTACCACGGACACGGACACCGAAGTTCTGGTACAGCTCATAGGGAGGATCTACTCATCGGATTCCCTGACGCTGCAGGAAGCCGTTCAGATCGCTTTGCAGGATGTTGTGGGGACGTACGGGATTGTCGTCGTTTCCTCGGATGAGCCCGATACGATGGTTGCCGCCCGGTTGGGCAGTCCCCTTGTCCTGGGTGTCAGCGAGAAGGAGTATGTTGTTGCTTCCGATGCCTCGCCTATCATAGAACATACTCGGGACGTCGTCTATTTGGATGACGGGGATCTTGTGGCGATTCACAGGGACGGCTATGAGATACACCGGATCAAGGATAACCATATTGTCAATAAGGAGGTGGAGCGGATTGAGTTTGATCTTGAGGAAATTGAAAAAGGTGGTTTTCCTCATTTCATGCTGAAGGAGATCCATGATCAGTCCCACACCATAGTGGACACGTTGAAGGGCCGCATTGTAGCCAGTGAGTGCCGAGCTCATCTGGGCGGTATACAGGATTACGTTTCTTTCATCCAGGGTGCTCATACCTGTTATGTCACAGCCTGCGGAACATCCTGGCACGCCTCCCTGATAGGGGCCTATCTCCTGGAAGAATATGCCAGGTTAAATATGAAAGTGGAGTATGCTTCAGAATTCCGGTACCGCAACAGCGTGATTGACCAGGACTGTGTTGTCGTGGCAGTGAGTCAATCGGGCGAAACGGCGGACACGCTGGCTGCCGTCAGAAAAGCGAAGAATTCCGGAGCTCTTACTGTTGGCATTTGCAACGTGGTCGGAAGTTCCATCGCAAGAGAAACGGATTGCGGCATATATACCCACGCGGGGCCGGAGATTGGAGTAGCATCCACAAAAGCATTCACCTCGCAGGTGGCTGTTTTCATCCTCATGGTCCTTCAGTTCAGGCGAGCTCGAGCAATGCCGCGGAGCGAGGCCGAGAAGATCTGCGAGGCCATCATGAACATGAGTAACCATGTTGACGCAGTGCTGTCAATGAGCGAAGAAATAGGAACCATCGCGAGAGAATATCAGGATGTTCACAACTTCCTCTACCTTGGACGAGGGCTTAATTTCCCGGTGGCCCTCGAGGGAGCGCTGAAACTGAAGGAAATTTCCTATATTCACGCGGAAGGGTATCCCGCTGCAGAGATGAAGCACGGTCCTATCGCACTCATTGACGAAAAAATGCCCGTGGTGGTACTGGCACCCAAAGATCAGACCTTCGAAAAGGTCATTTCGAACATTCAGCAAGTTAGGGCCAGAAACGGGAGAATCATCACTGTGACCGATTATCCATCGGATGAACTCATGAAGCTTTCTGATCATGTCATCCAGGTACCGAGAGTTCACCGGGTCGTATTTCCCTTACTGGCTGTCATTCCCCTTCAGCTTCTTGCCTATCACATGGCCGTGCTGCGGGGGTGTGATGTGGACCAGCCCAGAAATCTCGCAAAAAGTGTGACAGTTGAATAG
- a CDS encoding penicillin-binding protein activator: MRNSGTPKPVGLYRTLFVWFCLGISTQIGATGRDIRPEILTQERKSKSTLDPVLRTRSKLLFEKGIEHYNAGRYYSALDIFRRLSGESQAQNAQLSASYLMAMKCHIHVENHADALDLGREFLEKFPASSYTGYVHECFGDILVKKRRYASAARSYLDARIESESEFRVNRLDKKLKHLAEGFLKNEEIDDLLIFETDLANRSILTLMMASALLAEGNSNSVALALLRMDLEVLPPSFREIYESLRKRIYVQSRESVVVGAVLPLTGYDEEMGRAFLDGLQAAVEVMKERMSRSIILEIMDNGGDNLRTASSVKTLAANPNVVAIVGPISSVNAVTASAALQQSGVPLLIPVSPQVGLSMSGHNVFQMNSDLHKQGRYVAEYAVRSLGLDRLAVVAPADRFGKGLADGFVGRGDELGAKIVAVEWYSGIPVNLSKQFDSLRKIAFELLALEPDTSGRDFRLDSLDNIFVITEKDFFPDESSSGEELTPADSSEIALSSIDAIYFPIHLGDINYVASQFSTYNLDALLLGNTNWYEPEVLGQQLIGPNVEGLTILVDYVDNNRQRVEGPEGPSTFGARDRDAHKMAVSAYDIMTFLAGQFGDDPDRANVLENLSHSDSFRGTAKVFSFTDTPPRVNSSALVLEYRDGRFIEVGQFDSDSLLSNGLQSP; the protein is encoded by the coding sequence TTGAGAAATTCCGGCACGCCCAAGCCTGTTGGTCTGTATAGGACTCTATTCGTCTGGTTCTGTTTGGGGATCTCTACTCAAATTGGCGCCACCGGCAGGGACATTCGTCCAGAGATACTGACTCAGGAGAGGAAGAGTAAATCGACACTCGATCCTGTTTTGAGAACCAGATCCAAACTCTTGTTTGAAAAGGGAATCGAACATTACAATGCGGGAAGATACTATAGCGCACTCGATATTTTCCGGCGACTGTCCGGTGAGTCTCAGGCCCAAAATGCGCAGCTTTCCGCATCTTACCTTATGGCCATGAAGTGCCATATCCACGTGGAAAACCACGCCGATGCGCTTGATCTGGGACGGGAATTCCTTGAGAAATTTCCTGCCAGCTCCTACACGGGTTACGTGCATGAGTGTTTTGGAGACATACTTGTCAAGAAAAGACGTTACGCATCTGCGGCCAGGAGTTACCTTGACGCGCGGATTGAATCAGAAAGTGAGTTCCGGGTTAACCGTTTGGACAAAAAACTGAAGCATCTGGCTGAGGGCTTCTTGAAAAATGAGGAAATTGACGATCTCCTCATTTTCGAAACGGACCTGGCGAACCGCTCCATTCTCACACTCATGATGGCCAGTGCGTTGTTGGCCGAAGGGAACTCCAATTCGGTTGCCCTTGCGCTTCTGAGAATGGATTTGGAAGTCCTTCCTCCGAGTTTCCGGGAGATCTACGAGAGTTTGAGAAAACGGATATACGTCCAGTCACGGGAATCCGTTGTCGTAGGTGCCGTTCTGCCACTTACAGGCTATGACGAAGAAATGGGCAGAGCCTTTCTTGACGGACTTCAGGCCGCAGTCGAGGTCATGAAAGAGAGAATGTCGCGCTCCATCATCTTGGAAATAATGGACAATGGGGGCGATAATCTGAGGACGGCGTCAAGTGTCAAGACGCTGGCTGCAAACCCCAACGTGGTAGCCATTGTCGGTCCCATTTCCTCCGTGAATGCAGTGACCGCTTCTGCGGCTCTCCAGCAGTCGGGAGTTCCCTTACTTATTCCCGTTTCCCCTCAAGTTGGCTTGAGCATGTCAGGCCACAATGTCTTTCAGATGAATTCAGATCTGCATAAGCAGGGGCGCTATGTGGCCGAATACGCGGTTCGGTCTCTTGGTCTTGACAGATTGGCGGTCGTGGCCCCGGCAGATCGTTTTGGCAAGGGACTAGCGGACGGCTTCGTCGGGCGTGGAGACGAATTGGGGGCAAAAATTGTTGCCGTGGAGTGGTATTCGGGAATACCCGTTAACCTGAGCAAACAGTTTGATTCTCTCAGAAAAATCGCGTTTGAGCTTCTGGCTCTTGAGCCGGACACATCGGGCAGAGACTTCAGATTGGACTCCCTTGACAATATTTTCGTGATTACGGAAAAGGACTTCTTTCCCGATGAAAGTTCATCAGGGGAAGAACTCACTCCCGCAGATTCAAGTGAAATTGCGCTATCGAGTATCGATGCCATCTACTTTCCCATTCATTTGGGAGACATCAACTATGTGGCTTCACAGTTTTCGACATACAATCTGGATGCTCTACTCCTGGGTAATACCAACTGGTATGAACCGGAAGTTCTGGGTCAACAGCTGATCGGGCCAAATGTGGAGGGCCTGACCATTCTTGTGGATTACGTTGACAACAACCGTCAACGGGTCGAGGGACCGGAGGGACCATCGACTTTCGGAGCACGTGATCGAGACGCACACAAAATGGCGGTATCCGCCTACGATATCATGACCTTCCTGGCGGGTCAGTTTGGCGATGATCCTGACCGTGCCAATGTACTGGAGAACCTCAGTCATTCAGACTCTTTCAGAGGGACTGCAAAAGTCTTCTCATTCACGGATACTCCTCCGAGGGTGAATTCTTCTGCCCTGGTTCTTGAATACCGTGACGGAAGGTTTATTGAGGTTGGACAATTCGATTCTGATTCCTTGCTTTCTAACGGATTGCAATCCCCCTGA
- the pgeF gene encoding peptidoglycan editing factor PgeF, translated as MAVPGRAIRITYSDERETLARFLGIDPGHLAFAMQKHSDQIRTVTSSGPAGECDSLVTSDPNIVLSIQVADCVPVFLHDPVSRTTGLVHAGWRGTAISVTRKTVDEMANLFGSRPEEIEAFLGPSIRACCYKVEEDAASRFSEQFLEQRDGNHLFLNLAKANLQQLTEGGVLRENIREDDRCTFCHGGGFQSYRRDGHRAGRMLCLMSAT; from the coding sequence ATGGCCGTGCCCGGGAGAGCCATCCGCATAACATATTCTGACGAGAGGGAGACGCTGGCCCGTTTCCTGGGGATCGATCCCGGCCATCTGGCCTTTGCCATGCAGAAACATTCCGATCAAATTCGTACCGTGACATCATCAGGGCCGGCCGGTGAGTGCGACAGCCTGGTAACGAGCGACCCAAACATTGTCTTGTCCATACAGGTGGCTGATTGCGTCCCGGTTTTTCTGCACGATCCCGTTTCCCGGACAACCGGGCTTGTTCATGCTGGATGGAGAGGAACCGCCATCAGTGTGACCCGCAAAACGGTGGATGAAATGGCTAACCTGTTTGGTTCACGGCCCGAAGAGATCGAGGCGTTCCTGGGACCTTCAATCAGGGCATGTTGCTACAAGGTTGAAGAGGATGCAGCCTCCCGATTCTCTGAACAGTTTTTGGAGCAGCGGGACGGGAATCATCTATTCTTGAATCTGGCAAAAGCGAACCTCCAGCAGCTCACGGAAGGCGGAGTCCTGCGTGAAAATATCAGGGAAGACGACCGGTGCACCTTTTGCCACGGAGGGGGATTTCAGTCCTATCGCAGGGATGGCCACCGGGCAGGCAGAATGCTCTGCCTGATGAGTGCCACATAG
- a CDS encoding undecaprenyl-diphosphate phosphatase, whose protein sequence is MTPVEAAILGILQGVTEFLPISSSGHLVVAEELMRVQSPGILFEVVVHLGTLISILIVFKEEIGKLLRNWSTGESKAMFGYLIIGTIPVVISGSIFKSQLESAFEDLRLVSFAFLLTGFVLILTAFVSSRTAQLDKGKSTVIGLSQAFALIPGISRSGMTISTGLFLGINPEESARFSFLLAVPSLFGSGVIMTRDFLTFGAGKESPLVLAVGFVTSVLIGVVALRFLLHILVRGRFHWFGIYCLIAGISSMWI, encoded by the coding sequence TTGACGCCGGTTGAAGCGGCAATTCTGGGAATACTCCAGGGTGTAACCGAGTTTCTCCCCATCAGCAGTTCAGGGCATCTCGTGGTTGCGGAGGAACTCATGAGAGTTCAGTCCCCGGGAATCCTGTTCGAAGTTGTGGTACACCTGGGTACACTGATCAGCATTCTGATAGTGTTCAAGGAAGAGATAGGAAAACTGTTAAGAAACTGGTCAACTGGAGAGTCGAAAGCCATGTTTGGATATCTTATCATAGGGACGATTCCAGTTGTTATTTCCGGTTCAATCTTCAAATCCCAACTGGAGTCGGCGTTCGAAGATCTTCGGCTTGTGTCATTTGCGTTCCTGTTAACGGGATTCGTTTTGATTCTTACTGCTTTCGTCTCCTCCCGGACAGCGCAATTGGACAAGGGAAAATCGACGGTCATTGGATTGAGTCAGGCCTTCGCCTTGATTCCCGGCATTTCCCGGTCGGGAATGACGATCAGCACGGGTTTGTTCCTCGGGATAAATCCGGAAGAATCGGCTCGTTTCTCGTTCCTTCTTGCGGTTCCGTCTCTTTTCGGTTCAGGGGTGATTATGACACGTGACTTTCTTACTTTTGGAGCGGGTAAAGAATCGCCACTCGTACTGGCCGTTGGATTTGTAACCTCCGTCCTCATCGGGGTTGTGGCGTTGAGATTCTTGCTCCATATTTTGGTCAGGGGAAGGTTTCACTGGTTTGGGATTTACTGTCTGATCGCGGGCATCTCGTCAATGTGGATTTGA
- a CDS encoding sodium/proline symporter, which produces MNAVGIGFIVYLVGILVVGIFTARLARTLPDFLLAGRRLGPWVVALSERASAESGWMLLGLPGLAFAYGLGDPSGTRLEPAFWTGVGGVCGVALSWFVVARKLREESERLGALTLPRFFELSFGRRDPLIRFVATGIIVFCFTFYIGAQFDAAGKSLEQTFGWSHTSGVLIGAAVIAFYTLMGGFFAVAWTDFVQGFIMLVTLVALPLVTLSHLGGWGGLTAEISAIDPQLLSVSGGRTGWTLLAGILGGFGVGTGYFGQPHILARYMSIRSAEEIKISRAIAVVYSILTYGGAILMGMVALAVFGEGYFEDPEKMMPELALTIFPAWFAGILISGALAAMMSTADSQLLVTTSVISEDIYHQTINRNASQKRLVGLSRMVTLLIGGAAILLAQNLPSSIFDKVLFAWGGLGAAFGPALVLTLWWRGTTRNGVLAGMITGFLTVMVWENFLEGTGLYSLVPGFLLAFLTAVLVSTMDSKGRRVSE; this is translated from the coding sequence ATGAATGCAGTTGGAATCGGATTCATCGTATATCTGGTTGGAATACTTGTCGTCGGAATTTTCACCGCCAGACTTGCCAGAACCCTTCCTGATTTTCTTCTGGCCGGTCGCCGGCTGGGTCCCTGGGTGGTTGCACTTTCCGAGAGGGCGTCGGCGGAGAGTGGCTGGATGCTTCTCGGTTTGCCCGGTCTTGCCTTTGCCTATGGACTGGGTGATCCTTCCGGGACCAGACTTGAGCCCGCGTTCTGGACCGGGGTGGGAGGAGTGTGCGGAGTGGCCCTTTCCTGGTTTGTTGTGGCCAGAAAACTGAGAGAGGAAAGCGAACGTCTGGGTGCGTTGACGCTTCCTCGATTCTTCGAGCTCTCGTTCGGCCGCAGGGATCCCCTGATCCGCTTCGTAGCCACCGGAATCATTGTCTTCTGTTTTACTTTCTACATCGGAGCACAGTTTGACGCCGCAGGAAAATCTCTGGAACAGACGTTCGGCTGGAGCCACACAAGCGGTGTGTTGATTGGAGCAGCCGTCATCGCTTTCTACACATTGATGGGGGGCTTCTTCGCTGTCGCGTGGACCGATTTTGTCCAGGGATTTATTATGCTGGTGACCCTGGTTGCTCTGCCGCTGGTAACACTTTCCCATCTGGGAGGCTGGGGAGGTCTGACTGCAGAGATTAGCGCAATTGATCCGCAACTCCTTTCCGTCTCCGGAGGGAGAACGGGTTGGACTCTCCTCGCCGGTATTCTGGGTGGTTTTGGAGTGGGCACAGGGTATTTCGGTCAACCACACATCCTGGCACGCTATATGAGTATTCGTTCCGCCGAAGAAATCAAGATCTCCCGAGCCATTGCCGTTGTATATTCCATTCTGACGTATGGTGGGGCCATACTGATGGGAATGGTGGCCCTTGCGGTTTTCGGCGAAGGCTATTTCGAGGATCCGGAAAAAATGATGCCTGAGCTGGCCTTGACCATTTTCCCCGCATGGTTTGCGGGGATCCTGATTTCCGGGGCGCTGGCGGCAATGATGTCAACGGCTGATTCCCAACTTCTTGTGACAACGTCGGTTATTTCAGAGGATATTTATCATCAGACCATCAATCGCAACGCGAGTCAGAAGCGGCTGGTGGGGCTCTCTCGGATGGTTACCTTATTGATAGGCGGTGCCGCTATTCTTCTGGCCCAGAATCTGCCAAGTTCCATATTTGACAAGGTGCTTTTCGCATGGGGAGGACTGGGGGCTGCATTCGGTCCCGCCCTCGTTCTGACATTGTGGTGGCGGGGAACCACGCGAAACGGCGTGCTTGCCGGTATGATAACGGGATTTCTGACCGTCATGGTATGGGAAAATTTTCTGGAGGGGACAGGATTGTATTCCCTTGTACCCGGTTTTCTTCTTGCTTTTCTTACAGCCGTACTTGTATCAACCATGGATTCGAAAGGTAGGCGTGTAAGCGAGTAA
- the holA gene encoding DNA polymerase III subunit delta → MGKNLIEAVKTVKSGRIDPVYFLNGDDFFLQHFFIQELEKTLKKESDPEKLYLDPDEGDYPSILMELNTVSMFPEPKLFILRNPGTIAGKNRKEFLDYCRSPNRDNCLVIVIDKYDPRVKLVKELSHIVGSITVSTPFPEKIGIWVDYFLKQFNLTATDDAIDSLLELSGDSVFHLYNEMQKIALGVEESSVIEKEDVIRYAGWKRSYFPWQLLDAIGEQNLDDALLIGKRLLDQGLEVSVLISLMTTMFQELLFSHMEDGSGKGNVHQFLWLSSKVKKKLPQYKRVYSRIRINRIFRHLAYADERVKSSGGDPTVILIPLIYRITMNRD, encoded by the coding sequence ATGGGGAAAAATCTGATTGAAGCGGTCAAAACGGTGAAATCGGGAAGAATCGACCCGGTCTACTTTTTGAATGGCGATGACTTTTTCCTCCAGCATTTTTTCATTCAGGAGCTGGAAAAGACGTTGAAGAAAGAATCTGACCCAGAGAAACTCTATCTGGATCCGGACGAGGGAGACTACCCCTCAATTCTCATGGAATTGAACACCGTCTCCATGTTCCCTGAGCCAAAACTGTTCATTCTCCGCAATCCGGGGACTATTGCGGGCAAGAACCGTAAGGAATTTCTCGATTACTGCCGCTCACCGAATCGTGACAACTGTCTGGTCATTGTCATAGATAAATATGATCCCAGGGTAAAATTGGTAAAGGAGCTGTCCCATATTGTGGGGAGTATCACCGTCTCAACACCGTTTCCGGAAAAAATAGGAATCTGGGTCGATTACTTTCTCAAACAATTCAATCTGACTGCGACAGACGATGCCATCGACAGTCTGCTGGAGCTCTCCGGTGATTCCGTATTCCACCTCTATAACGAGATGCAGAAAATAGCTCTGGGAGTCGAGGAGAGCTCTGTTATTGAGAAAGAAGATGTCATTCGCTATGCGGGTTGGAAGCGCAGCTATTTTCCTTGGCAGCTCCTCGATGCTATCGGTGAGCAGAATCTTGACGACGCACTCCTGATCGGAAAACGCCTCCTGGATCAGGGATTGGAAGTATCCGTGCTTATCTCTCTCATGACAACGATGTTTCAGGAACTTCTGTTTTCCCACATGGAAGACGGAAGTGGGAAGGGTAATGTGCACCAATTCCTCTGGCTGAGCAGTAAGGTGAAGAAGAAATTGCCCCAATACAAGAGGGTCTATTCCCGGATCAGGATCAATCGTATTTTCCGTCATCTGGCCTATGCGGACGAACGTGTGAAATCTTCAGGTGGTGACCCCACTGTGATATTGATTCCCTTGATCTACAGAATTACCATGAATCGTGACTGA
- a CDS encoding sigma-70 family RNA polymerase sigma factor — protein sequence MTEKHQYSDEELIGRFQKGDEFAYLELVKRYRNRLMNFSYRFLGSKEDAEDIVQDTFVKLYTHRHFYRDIAKFSTWIYTIAANLAKTELRKRKRRKVSYLSQMGTEEKDFDLPTKDTTDDYTEGRFTEAQIQDAIQELPLHFRTAVILRDIQELSYEEISNILDVPLGTVKSRINRARLQLQEELRHVKEKRRTSI from the coding sequence GTGACTGAGAAACATCAATACAGTGACGAAGAACTGATTGGCCGTTTTCAGAAAGGGGATGAATTTGCCTACCTGGAACTTGTGAAGCGATATCGCAACAGGCTCATGAATTTCTCCTACCGTTTCCTGGGGAGTAAAGAAGACGCCGAAGACATTGTACAGGATACATTTGTGAAGCTGTACACTCACAGGCATTTCTATCGGGACATTGCAAAATTCTCGACCTGGATTTATACGATTGCTGCGAATCTGGCAAAGACGGAGTTGCGGAAAAGAAAGCGCCGGAAGGTGTCCTATCTCAGTCAGATGGGGACCGAGGAGAAGGATTTTGACCTCCCTACCAAGGATACGACCGATGATTACACCGAAGGCAGGTTCACGGAAGCGCAGATTCAGGATGCCATACAAGAACTTCCACTCCATTTCAGGACGGCCGTTATTCTGCGAGATATTCAGGAACTTTCGTATGAGGAGATTAGTAATATACTCGATGTTCCCCTGGGAACAGTAAAGTCGAGAATAAACCGTGCAAGATTGCAGCTACAGGAAGAACTAAGGCATGTCAAAGAAAAAAGGAGGACATCCATTTGA
- a CDS encoding zf-HC2 domain-containing protein: protein MNCYEFQDYISSYIEKELSLLHIKRFDRHLETCPSCENAYEGVLSVFQSLRESERVAVSSGFNARLSSRLEKSVNRPTRRYSRYYQGGRILGFEPRYALASVAALVLIIVLSVGLLPEKEGVPSGNPIPLSTRRDVTTSSDRTELKTPASFQGEFAGDSKDDSTDAPQDVPGPTQNFDDRIRLVKDRQ from the coding sequence ATGAATTGTTACGAGTTTCAGGACTATATATCGAGCTACATAGAAAAAGAGTTAAGCCTATTACACATCAAGCGGTTCGATCGTCACCTGGAGACCTGTCCCTCCTGCGAGAACGCATATGAGGGCGTTCTCTCCGTTTTCCAATCCCTGAGGGAATCGGAGAGGGTAGCCGTTTCCAGTGGCTTCAACGCAAGGCTGAGTTCACGGCTTGAAAAATCTGTAAATAGACCCACGAGACGGTACTCCCGGTACTATCAAGGGGGAAGAATACTTGGATTTGAGCCGAGATACGCACTCGCCTCAGTGGCCGCCCTGGTCTTGATCATTGTCCTTTCTGTTGGCCTCCTTCCCGAGAAGGAAGGCGTACCCTCGGGGAATCCCATTCCTCTTTCCACACGGCGGGATGTCACCACCTCATCCGACCGGACTGAATTGAAGACGCCGGCTTCTTTTCAGGGTGAATTCGCCGGTGATTCGAAGGATGATTCCACAGATGCTCCCCAGGACGTTCCCGGGCCGACACAGAATTTCGATGATCGGATAAGATTGGTGAAAGACCGACAATAA
- a CDS encoding diguanylate cyclase, which translates to MSFVKRITSSSFSTILGILLASAFMFMLFVYPNPVGLPFTLLRLSTIALVGYLFFQLFSATPRRERVNLGTGSDVAPPETRDMHKKEEGSLQEAIQVVLDLFAASFPEFSASAYLLNRSKKELVQWAYCGEKDSFRHSLPLENSAIHNLLVSNHPEFITPLEGGDVLSSLFRDNEDLSPSTAVLSAPIATDGEHEGILLIEADQFGDFDEDHRSISSLYADLLGLELRQYDVRSSLRSDHLFYSQIEAYQNDLDIDRPEDELITSMVRFCKRHFSFDKITVSLLEEPKSDKAIIRGVSGFTKDVDLDDSFSVSGSLHGKVISQATPVVVDDLSTDQSTEGRFIKGDLKEHPFLSFLGVPIRNKEGVKGALAIESFAPHQYSKSDLLNLQVLGERAGVLLRWWENYAAVREASMRDGLTGLLNRGAFMERFEGEISRADRYQENLVLVILDLDKFKRVNDNHGHLYGDYVIMESANSMRMSVRNIDLVARYGGEEFAIVLVNATKQGANQTCERIVSNIATRDYLKDNISIQMTISAGVSEFPSDGTSPRDLIEKADEAMYEIKRKGGNGVIFVSDDPS; encoded by the coding sequence GTGAGCTTTGTAAAGCGAATTACATCTTCTTCATTTTCAACGATTCTCGGAATTCTACTGGCCTCGGCTTTCATGTTCATGCTTTTCGTTTATCCCAATCCCGTTGGTCTACCCTTCACCCTCCTTAGACTGTCCACGATTGCCCTCGTCGGCTACCTCTTTTTCCAACTCTTTTCCGCGACTCCCAGGCGAGAACGGGTTAACCTGGGAACTGGGTCTGATGTCGCACCACCCGAGACGCGGGATATGCATAAGAAGGAAGAGGGGAGTCTGCAAGAGGCAATCCAGGTTGTCCTTGATCTGTTTGCCGCGTCCTTCCCGGAATTCTCTGCATCCGCCTATTTGTTAAATCGTTCGAAAAAGGAGCTTGTGCAGTGGGCATATTGCGGGGAGAAAGACTCTTTTCGACATTCTCTCCCTCTGGAGAACAGCGCAATCCACAATCTGCTCGTGAGCAATCACCCGGAGTTCATTACCCCCCTGGAGGGAGGGGATGTTCTCTCCAGTCTATTCCGGGACAACGAAGACCTCTCCCCAAGTACGGCCGTCCTCTCAGCACCTATTGCCACAGATGGGGAGCACGAAGGGATCCTGCTTATCGAGGCGGACCAGTTTGGCGATTTTGATGAGGATCACCGTTCCATCTCTTCTCTTTATGCAGACCTGCTTGGTCTTGAACTCCGCCAGTATGACGTCCGGTCATCTCTTCGCTCCGATCACCTGTTCTACTCACAGATCGAGGCGTATCAAAATGACCTTGACATTGACCGGCCGGAAGATGAATTGATAACCTCCATGGTCAGGTTTTGCAAAAGACATTTTTCATTCGATAAGATAACCGTTTCTCTCCTGGAAGAGCCCAAGTCGGATAAGGCCATTATTCGTGGTGTTTCCGGTTTCACCAAGGATGTAGATCTCGACGATTCCTTCTCTGTCTCCGGATCACTTCACGGAAAGGTAATCTCCCAGGCGACTCCGGTAGTTGTTGACGATCTCTCAACGGATCAAAGTACGGAAGGCAGATTCATCAAGGGTGATCTGAAGGAGCACCCGTTCCTCTCATTCCTGGGTGTCCCAATACGGAATAAGGAGGGAGTCAAAGGGGCACTGGCTATCGAGAGCTTTGCTCCCCATCAGTACAGCAAGTCTGATCTGCTGAATCTTCAGGTCTTGGGCGAAAGGGCAGGTGTTCTCCTTCGCTGGTGGGAGAATTATGCCGCGGTACGAGAAGCTTCAATGAGAGATGGTCTGACAGGACTCCTGAACCGTGGAGCCTTCATGGAACGTTTTGAGGGAGAAATCAGTCGGGCCGACCGGTACCAGGAAAACCTCGTCCTCGTGATCCTGGACCTGGACAAATTCAAGCGAGTTAACGATAATCACGGTCATCTTTACGGTGATTATGTGATCATGGAGTCGGCGAATTCCATGAGAATGAGTGTCCGGAATATCGACCTTGTGGCACGCTACGGAGGTGAGGAGTTCGCCATCGTTCTGGTTAATGCCACCAAGCAGGGAGCCAACCAGACGTGCGAAAGGATAGTCAGCAATATTGCCACTCGAGACTATCTCAAGGATAACATTTCCATCCAGATGACCATAAGCGCAGGGGTCTCCGAGTTCCCCTCGGACGGCACTTCCCCCAGGGATCTCATCGAGAAAGCCGATGAGGCAATGTATGAGATTAAGAGAAAAGGGGGGAACGGTGTCATTTTTGTATCTGACGACCCCTCCTGA